The genomic segment GTTTGTAAGTACAAACTTGGAACTGATCGCGGCTTTTCTTATCTACGTGTGGAGAACGGTTAACTGTTATAATATGTCTCTCCGTAGGTAAAGGAATAGGACCGCTAACCACCGCACCTGTACTTAAAACGCTTTTTACGATCCGCTCCGCAGCTTTGTCTAACAAACTGTGATCGTAAGACTTGAGTTTTATTCTTATTCTCTGTGTCATACGTAACTCAAATACACTTACCTTCTTTGAAAAAGGACTGCAAAATTATGAC from the Bacteroidia bacterium genome contains:
- the rpsJ gene encoding 30S ribosomal protein S10, giving the protein MTQRIRIKLKSYDHSLLDKAAERIVKSVLSTGAVVSGPIPLPTERHIITVNRSPHVDKKSRDQFQVCTYKRLIDIFTNTSKTVDALAKLELPSGVDVLIKA